A genomic window from Flintibacter sp. KGMB00164 includes:
- a CDS encoding tyrosine-type recombinase/integrase, whose product MNKYSLTEKQILAYKDYLYTEERSSGTIEKYLRDIRAFAHWLGHRALTKDAAAEWKEQLSIQGYAPVTINSMLAALNGLFRFLGREDCRVKFLKIQRRLFRETNRELTREEYSRLLSTAQAMGQKRLALLMETICATGIRVSEVKYITVEAAQQRRAEITLKGKIRTILIPGKLARKLLKYAEKQKTISGEIFLTRNGNGLSRRQIWAEMKALCKHAGVASSKVFPHNLRHLFATVFYKACKDIVKLADVLGHSSIETTRIYLVTSGKEHARALERLGLVS is encoded by the coding sequence ATGAACAAATATAGTTTGACTGAAAAACAGATTCTGGCTTACAAAGACTATCTTTATACAGAGGAGCGAAGCTCCGGAACTATAGAGAAATATCTTCGAGATATCCGTGCGTTTGCACACTGGCTGGGGCACCGGGCGCTGACCAAGGACGCAGCGGCAGAATGGAAGGAACAACTTAGTATTCAGGGATATGCTCCAGTGACCATCAACTCCATGCTGGCCGCCCTTAACGGCCTGTTCCGCTTTCTGGGCCGGGAAGACTGCCGGGTCAAATTCCTAAAAATCCAGCGTCGGCTGTTCCGGGAAACAAATCGGGAGCTGACCCGGGAGGAGTACAGCCGCTTACTGTCCACAGCACAGGCCATGGGACAAAAGCGCCTGGCGTTGCTTATGGAAACCATCTGCGCCACCGGGATTCGGGTATCAGAGGTCAAGTATATCACGGTAGAAGCCGCCCAGCAGAGGAGGGCAGAAATCACCCTGAAGGGGAAAATCCGGACTATTCTAATACCTGGAAAACTTGCCAGGAAGCTGCTGAAATACGCAGAAAAGCAAAAAACCATCTCCGGAGAGATCTTTCTCACCAGAAATGGAAATGGCCTGTCCCGCCGGCAAATCTGGGCAGAAATGAAGGCACTGTGTAAACATGCGGGTGTCGCGTCCTCCAAGGTATTTCCCCACAATCTGCGGCACCTGTTTGCCACAGTATTTTATAAGGCCTGCAAGGACATTGTCAAGCTAGCTGATGTGCTGGGGCATTCCAGCATTGAGACCACCCGAATCTACTTGGTAACTTCCGGAAAAGAGCACGCCCGTGCCCTAGAGCGTCTGGGGCTAGTCTCATAA
- a CDS encoding aminotransferase class I/II-fold pyridoxal phosphate-dependent enzyme — protein MKYDFTSLIDRCGMDSIAVEGIGHKVWGNEPTAPKEGFDSIPMWVADMNFATCPAVPAAVMERTKHPLYGYFLPRDEYYQSIINWQTKRNGFAGLKRDYIGYENGVHGCVTSAVQTLSAPGDRILLHSPTYVGFRADVEGVGRKSVYSQLKRDENGVWRMDYEDMDRKLKKYHIHLAIFCSPHNPTGRVWERWELEKAMKVYEANQCLVISDEIWADIAYTRHTPTLMVNDWAREHTVAVYAPSKTFNLAGLIGSYHIIYNDYLRDRVKAWGDATHYNEMNVLSMHALIGAYSDEGQAWTDELLQVLEGNCKYAYEHIRDHYQGVFAAMPQGTYMLFLDLTDYCQRTGRTLDEVIQAGWDVGVGWQDGRAFNGPCHIRMNMASPLSRIQEAFDRLDNYVFHK, from the coding sequence TTGAAGTACGATTTTACGTCCCTCATTGATCGTTGCGGCATGGATTCTATTGCCGTGGAAGGCATCGGCCACAAGGTTTGGGGCAACGAGCCCACCGCCCCCAAGGAAGGGTTTGATTCCATCCCTATGTGGGTGGCAGACATGAACTTTGCCACCTGCCCGGCTGTGCCTGCCGCCGTGATGGAGCGCACCAAGCACCCTCTCTACGGTTATTTCCTGCCCCGGGACGAATACTACCAGAGCATCATAAACTGGCAGACCAAGCGCAATGGTTTTGCCGGGCTCAAACGAGACTACATTGGCTACGAGAACGGGGTCCACGGCTGCGTCACCAGCGCCGTTCAGACCCTCTCGGCTCCCGGAGACCGCATTTTGCTCCACAGTCCCACCTATGTGGGGTTTCGCGCCGATGTGGAGGGCGTGGGACGGAAATCCGTGTACAGCCAGCTCAAGCGGGATGAAAACGGCGTGTGGCGCATGGACTATGAGGACATGGACCGGAAGCTGAAAAAATACCACATCCACCTGGCCATCTTCTGCTCCCCCCACAACCCCACAGGACGGGTCTGGGAGCGTTGGGAGCTGGAAAAGGCCATGAAGGTGTATGAGGCCAACCAGTGTCTGGTGATCTCCGATGAGATCTGGGCGGACATTGCCTACACCCGGCATACCCCTACCCTGATGGTCAACGACTGGGCAAGAGAGCATACCGTGGCCGTCTACGCCCCGTCCAAGACCTTCAATCTGGCGGGCCTCATTGGCAGCTACCACATCATCTACAATGATTATCTCCGGGACCGGGTGAAGGCCTGGGGTGACGCCACCCACTATAATGAAATGAACGTCCTCTCCATGCACGCCCTCATCGGGGCCTATTCCGACGAGGGACAGGCGTGGACGGACGAGCTGCTCCAGGTGCTGGAGGGCAACTGCAAGTACGCCTATGAACATATCCGGGACCACTACCAGGGTGTGTTTGCCGCCATGCCTCAGGGCACCTATATGTTGTTCCTGGACCTGACCGACTACTGCCAGCGCACCGGAAGGACACTGGATGAGGTGATCCAGGCTGGCTGGGACGTAGGTGTGGGCTGGCAGGACGGCCGAGCCTTTAACGGTCCCTGCCACATCCGCATGAACATGGCCTCTCCCCTCTCCCGCATCCAGGAGGCGTTTGACCGCCTGGACAACTATGTGTTTCATAAGTAA
- a CDS encoding LuxR C-terminal-related transcriptional regulator has product MDYMTVRQAAEKWNLSPRSVQQLCTQGRIPGAGKFGKTWAIPAEADKPEDQRRKKQADQAGAGMPFTMMPLMNTPFLPGQCRETVESMEDGPQKDMAWAEYYYFSAQAEQAAQAAEPYLTSPDLGLRLSACWIYGYANLTTGQIRKARRALETVQRTLADGKNLSPDLRAAVSFVAAGAAVLLHLPLPEGLPSTREFLPLLPNGLRAFALYVQAHSLYLREDYAKSVGMAEAALAMGAEAYPIPAIYLHLVAVMDYMRLRQLPQAQGHLLAAWTLARPDDLIEGFGKHHGLMGGMLESVFKGNWPEDLRRILDVTYRFSWGWRRIHNLDTGHDVADNLTTTEFAVAMLTAQGWTGREIAAHMNISPNTVKRHLAEIKKKLGISNRNELKQYMLR; this is encoded by the coding sequence ATGGACTATATGACTGTGCGGCAGGCCGCCGAAAAATGGAATCTCTCCCCCCGGAGCGTACAGCAGCTGTGCACCCAGGGGCGAATTCCCGGCGCGGGAAAGTTTGGAAAGACCTGGGCCATCCCCGCTGAGGCGGACAAGCCGGAGGACCAACGCCGGAAAAAGCAGGCTGACCAGGCCGGGGCGGGAATGCCTTTCACCATGATGCCCCTGATGAACACCCCCTTCTTGCCGGGACAGTGCCGGGAGACGGTAGAGTCCATGGAAGACGGTCCTCAAAAGGACATGGCTTGGGCCGAATACTACTATTTCAGCGCCCAGGCGGAGCAGGCCGCCCAGGCAGCCGAGCCCTATCTTACCAGTCCGGACCTGGGTCTGCGGCTCTCCGCCTGCTGGATCTACGGCTACGCCAACCTCACCACGGGGCAGATCCGCAAGGCCCGCCGCGCCCTGGAGACCGTGCAGCGCACTCTGGCCGATGGGAAAAACCTGTCTCCCGATCTGCGGGCGGCGGTGTCCTTTGTGGCCGCCGGGGCGGCAGTGCTGCTCCATCTGCCCCTGCCGGAGGGCCTGCCCTCCACCCGGGAGTTCCTGCCTCTGCTGCCCAATGGCCTGCGGGCCTTTGCCCTGTATGTCCAGGCCCACTCCCTCTATTTGCGGGAGGACTACGCCAAAAGCGTGGGCATGGCGGAGGCAGCCTTGGCCATGGGTGCGGAGGCGTATCCCATCCCTGCCATCTACCTCCATCTGGTAGCGGTGATGGACTATATGCGCCTTCGGCAGCTGCCCCAGGCCCAGGGCCATCTGCTGGCGGCCTGGACTCTGGCCCGGCCCGATGATCTCATCGAAGGCTTTGGTAAGCACCACGGCCTCATGGGCGGGATGCTGGAGTCGGTGTTTAAGGGAAATTGGCCGGAGGACCTGCGGCGGATTTTGGATGTGACCTACCGCTTCTCCTGGGGCTGGCGGCGCATCCATAACCTGGACACGGGGCACGATGTGGCGGACAACCTGACCACCACGGAATTTGCCGTGGCCATGCTCACCGCTCAGGGCTGGACCGGGCGGGAGATCGCCGCCCACATGAACATCTCCCCCAACACGGTGAAGCGCCATCTGGCGGAGATCAAGAAGAAGCTGGGAATCTCCAACCGGAACGAATTGAAACAATACATGCTCCGGTGA
- a CDS encoding S-layer homology domain-containing protein, translating into MHAVDGAASLSISGTGSLATEGTGGISFSGIVVQGNGGKAELTINNVDVTATNTSDYAQGILLQSADSSPATLTVNGGELTASGQRAGIKYVFGSSGTGGGTPTVTVSNNAIVRANGGISDDSSTDIQIGADSNESNGGIVFDGKNGTVYGDVTLQEDITIGEGESLTIPDGSSLNMGGHEITVASGGKLEGQPTGNGTLKIAPTITTESMANGEVGTAYSQKLEATGDPTITWSVTSGTLPAGLRLSEDGKITGTPTTAGTSTFTVTATNSAGSDSKGYTLTIKSVPVTGVTLDKTNLSLTVGGTETLTATVQPDNATNKNVTWSSSNNSVATVDSTGTVTAVSAGTATITATAADGSGHSATCAVTVTQPDRDPTYSVTLPGKVEGGTVTANKRYAEKGETFPFTVTPDEGWELDTLTVTDRSGKKLEVTHKGGGVYTFQMPAGQVEIQVSFRESIPEPLPFTDVGDGTWYSEAVRYAYEHGLMAGTSATAFSPNATTSRSMIATILWRLEGSPQVDYAMAFDDVAANSWYAEAIRWAASEGIVSGYGDGKFGPDDIITREQMAAMLYRYAQYKGYDVSVGEDTNILSYTDFEDLSEYAIPAMQWAVGAGIISGTSESTLGPRGNASRAQVAVILTRYCENVAKQ; encoded by the coding sequence GTGCACGCGGTCGATGGAGCCGCTTCGCTGTCAATCAGCGGTACCGGCAGTCTGGCCACAGAAGGAACAGGTGGCATCAGCTTCTCTGGAATTGTAGTACAAGGCAACGGCGGCAAAGCGGAACTAACCATCAATAATGTTGATGTGACTGCCACAAACACAAGCGATTATGCACAGGGAATCCTGCTGCAGTCTGCCGATAGTTCCCCGGCAACCCTTACCGTAAACGGCGGGGAATTGACCGCCAGCGGACAGAGAGCTGGAATTAAATATGTTTTTGGCAGTAGCGGGACCGGCGGCGGCACACCCACAGTGACCGTCAGCAACAACGCCATCGTGCGAGCCAATGGCGGGATCAGCGATGATTCCAGCACTGACATTCAGATCGGCGCGGACAGCAACGAAAGCAACGGCGGTATCGTCTTTGACGGCAAGAATGGCACCGTGTACGGCGATGTGACCTTGCAGGAGGACATCACCATTGGCGAGGGCGAGAGCCTGACCATCCCGGATGGTTCCTCTCTTAATATGGGCGGTCATGAAATCACGGTGGCCAGTGGCGGCAAGCTGGAGGGCCAGCCGACCGGCAATGGCACGCTCAAAATTGCCCCCACCATCACCACCGAAAGCATGGCTAACGGCGAGGTAGGCACGGCTTACAGTCAGAAACTCGAAGCCACCGGCGACCCCACCATTACATGGAGCGTCACCAGCGGCACCCTGCCTGCGGGGTTGCGCCTGAGCGAAGATGGTAAAATCACCGGCACCCCGACCACGGCGGGCACTTCGACCTTTACCGTCACCGCCACCAACAGCGCCGGCAGCGACAGCAAGGGGTACACGCTGACCATCAAGTCCGTTCCTGTCACCGGCGTGACCCTGGATAAGACCAATCTGTCCCTAACCGTGGGTGGCACAGAGACTCTCACCGCTACGGTACAACCCGACAACGCTACCAACAAAAACGTCACCTGGAGCAGCAGCAACAACAGCGTCGCCACGGTGGATAGCACCGGCACCGTCACCGCCGTGAGCGCAGGCACCGCCACCATCACCGCCACGGCGGCGGACGGCAGCGGGCACTCTGCCACCTGTGCCGTCACCGTCACCCAGCCCGACAGAGACCCCACTTACTCTGTCACGCTGCCCGGCAAGGTGGAGGGCGGCACGGTCACCGCCAACAAGCGCTACGCCGAAAAGGGCGAGACCTTCCCCTTCACCGTCACCCCCGACGAGGGCTGGGAGCTGGACACCCTGACGGTCACTGACCGCAGCGGCAAGAAATTGGAAGTGACCCACAAGGGCGGCGGCGTGTACACCTTCCAGATGCCCGCCGGACAGGTGGAGATTCAGGTCTCCTTCCGGGAAAGCATACCCGAACCCCTGCCCTTTACCGATGTGGGGGACGGCACATGGTATTCGGAGGCGGTGCGCTATGCCTATGAACACGGCCTGATGGCTGGCACCAGCGCCACCGCGTTCAGTCCCAACGCTACCACCAGCCGCTCCATGATCGCCACCATCCTGTGGCGGCTGGAGGGCAGCCCCCAGGTGGACTACGCCATGGCCTTTGACGACGTGGCCGCCAATTCCTGGTATGCGGAAGCCATCCGCTGGGCTGCCAGCGAAGGCATCGTGTCCGGCTACGGCGACGGAAAATTTGGTCCCGACGATATTATTACCCGGGAACAGATGGCGGCGATGCTCTACCGCTATGCGCAGTATAAGGGCTACGACGTCAGCGTGGGCGAGGACACCAACATCCTCTCCTATACCGACTTTGAGGACCTGAGCGAGTACGCCATTCCTGCTATGCAGTGGGCTGTGGGCGCAGGTATCATCAGCGGGACCAGTGAAAGTACGCTGGGTCCCCGCGGCAACGCGTCCCGTGCTCAGGTGGCGGTCATCCTGACCCGCTACTGCGAAAATGTAGCCAAGCAATAA
- a CDS encoding TetR/AcrR family transcriptional regulator: protein MPPRKRIFREDILKAAVQLVQEEGTAALSVRNIARTLNCSTQPIYSEFENMETLREELMAYIREHYLREDAGSYKQVALSFLHFAQREKNLFQLVYLRHRSEGETLFEDPNEMQTIHKLEVNLELPRQKAAEMHRRMQYYSYSMAVMMATGYLNFSEEEISTELTEYYRIMLSYYKQVKTEEELQHWLERSRNLLV, encoded by the coding sequence ATGCCGCCCCGCAAACGGATCTTTCGTGAGGATATTTTGAAGGCTGCCGTCCAGCTGGTTCAAGAGGAAGGGACAGCGGCCCTTTCGGTGCGAAACATTGCCAGAACCTTAAACTGCTCCACCCAGCCCATTTACTCTGAATTTGAAAACATGGAAACCCTGCGGGAGGAACTGATGGCCTATATCCGGGAACACTATCTCCGTGAGGATGCCGGCAGCTATAAGCAGGTCGCCCTCTCCTTCCTGCACTTTGCCCAGCGGGAAAAGAACCTGTTTCAGCTGGTCTACCTGCGCCATCGGAGCGAAGGAGAAACCCTCTTTGAGGACCCCAACGAGATGCAGACCATCCATAAACTGGAGGTAAACTTGGAGCTTCCACGGCAGAAGGCGGCAGAAATGCACCGCAGGATGCAGTATTACAGCTACTCCATGGCGGTGATGATGGCCACCGGCTATCTGAATTTCAGCGAAGAGGAGATCAGCACCGAGCTGACCGAATATTACCGCATCATGCTGAGCTATTATAAGCAGGTCAAAACGGAAGAAGAATTACAGCACTGGCTGGAACGGTCACGAAATCTGCTGGTGTGA
- a CDS encoding FAD-dependent oxidoreductase: MATKAKKAYDVVVIGAGNGGLVAAIRILQAGYSCLLLEKHNLPGGFATSFKRGRFEFEASLHELNDFGSPEEPGDVRTLFRDLGVEDKIDWVRIPEAYHLITTDKKYDCVMPFGQQAFIDKMVEYCPESRKSITEFFELCNEVRDAQTYSNSVNGNTDSDYMKKTFPNFVKAGSYSVNEVLDALKMPQKAKDILNAYWCYLGVDCDRMSFLHYGSMVIRYITRDAWMPKMRSHEISLAMDTRIRELGGDIWYHSEAEKILADDSGKICGVQLTDGKVIETHHIIANCSPHLVFGKMLEKKAVTEQMVRATNSRKFAGRGFSLFLGLNRSAEELGITSHNYFIYDTADTVKQYDLMKKVSTNHVQATVCLNNAYPECSPKGTCIMYFTTMFMSDDWGNVTEKDYFKMKDQVADDMIRVFERETGCKIRDAIEEICVASPTTYARYCGHPEGVIYGYETADWDSLMPRMMMMKEDALMNPGIRFAGGYAMRSSGYSSAYISGDLSGRQTVGDLKKEAKA; encoded by the coding sequence ATGGCAACAAAAGCGAAAAAAGCCTATGACGTGGTGGTCATAGGCGCAGGCAACGGCGGTCTGGTTGCCGCCATTCGGATTTTGCAGGCTGGATACTCCTGTTTGCTGCTGGAAAAGCACAATCTGCCCGGCGGGTTTGCCACCAGCTTCAAGCGGGGACGCTTTGAATTTGAGGCCAGCCTGCATGAGCTCAATGATTTTGGTTCCCCGGAAGAGCCCGGCGATGTGCGCACGCTGTTCCGCGACCTGGGCGTGGAGGACAAGATCGATTGGGTGCGCATCCCCGAGGCGTACCACCTCATTACCACTGATAAAAAATATGACTGCGTCATGCCCTTTGGCCAGCAGGCCTTTATCGACAAGATGGTGGAGTACTGCCCGGAATCCCGGAAATCCATCACGGAGTTCTTTGAGCTGTGCAACGAGGTGCGGGATGCCCAGACCTATTCCAACTCCGTCAACGGCAACACCGACTCCGACTATATGAAGAAGACCTTCCCCAACTTTGTCAAGGCGGGCAGCTATTCGGTCAATGAGGTGCTGGATGCCCTGAAAATGCCCCAGAAGGCCAAGGATATTCTCAACGCTTACTGGTGCTATCTGGGCGTGGACTGCGACCGCATGAGCTTTTTGCACTACGGCTCCATGGTCATTCGTTATATCACCCGGGATGCCTGGATGCCCAAGATGCGCTCCCATGAGATCAGCCTGGCTATGGATACCCGCATCCGGGAGCTGGGCGGCGATATTTGGTACCACTCCGAGGCCGAAAAGATCCTGGCTGATGACAGCGGCAAGATCTGCGGCGTGCAGCTCACCGACGGCAAGGTGATCGAGACCCACCACATCATCGCCAACTGCTCCCCCCATCTGGTGTTTGGCAAGATGCTGGAAAAGAAGGCCGTGACCGAGCAGATGGTCCGGGCCACCAACAGCCGGAAGTTTGCCGGCCGTGGCTTCTCCCTGTTCCTGGGCCTCAACCGCTCTGCGGAGGAACTGGGCATCACCAGCCACAACTACTTTATTTATGACACCGCTGATACCGTCAAGCAGTACGACCTGATGAAGAAGGTCAGCACCAACCACGTCCAGGCCACGGTCTGCCTGAACAACGCCTACCCGGAGTGCTCCCCCAAGGGCACCTGCATCATGTACTTTACCACCATGTTCATGTCCGACGACTGGGGAAATGTGACCGAAAAGGACTATTTCAAGATGAAAGACCAGGTGGCGGATGACATGATCCGCGTGTTTGAGCGGGAGACCGGCTGCAAGATCCGGGACGCCATCGAGGAGATCTGTGTGGCCTCTCCCACCACCTATGCCCGCTACTGCGGTCATCCGGAAGGCGTGATTTACGGCTATGAAACGGCCGATTGGGACAGCCTGATGCCCCGCATGATGATGATGAAAGAGGACGCTCTGATGAATCCGGGCATCCGCTTTGCAGGCGGCTACGCCATGCGCTCCAGCGGATATTCCAGCGCCTATATTTCCGGTGATCTGTCCGGACGGCAGACGGTAGGCGATTTGAAGAAGGAGGCGAAGGCATAA
- a CDS encoding 2Fe-2S iron-sulfur cluster-binding protein, with protein sequence MNFKKQIFGFMDMLRFKKLVPTRRQMLAQGENKPLPQEYRTNVLAKKLHPGYMQVELTDARPLTETIRELTFKRVDSGAFPFFRAGQYVSLQMKIGDSVVSRPYSIVSTPQQALENKLVLAVENAGFVSEYLNKSAKVGDRFVMTEPSGEFHYETLRDSKDIICIAGGSGITPFLSMAGSMADGDESYSMLLFYGARTAAQLAYKAELDALAERCKGLKVVYVLSDEEQPGCEKGFVSTELMKKYTDLTDHTFFLCGPPAMYAFIAKELEPLNLPQKAVHRDAACCRDLPVEKPGLFKLTVHMRDEVYIIPAKENETLLTAMERAGLNAPNKCRAGGCGFCHSKWLAGSYRVADGRDGRREADRKFGFIHPCVTYPLEDMEIDVPVAY encoded by the coding sequence ATGAACTTCAAGAAACAAATCTTTGGGTTTATGGATATGCTGCGGTTTAAAAAGCTGGTCCCCACCCGCCGGCAGATGCTGGCCCAGGGGGAGAATAAACCGCTGCCTCAGGAATACCGCACCAACGTGCTGGCTAAAAAGCTGCATCCCGGCTATATGCAGGTGGAATTGACTGACGCGCGGCCGCTCACCGAGACCATCCGGGAGCTGACCTTCAAGCGGGTGGACAGCGGTGCGTTCCCCTTCTTCCGCGCGGGACAGTATGTCTCCCTTCAGATGAAGATCGGAGACAGCGTGGTCAGCCGGCCCTATTCCATCGTCTCCACGCCCCAACAGGCCTTGGAAAACAAATTGGTGCTGGCGGTGGAGAATGCGGGCTTTGTATCCGAATACCTCAACAAATCCGCCAAGGTGGGCGACCGGTTTGTGATGACCGAGCCCTCCGGTGAGTTCCACTATGAGACCCTGCGGGACAGCAAGGATATCATCTGCATCGCAGGCGGCAGCGGCATCACGCCCTTCCTGTCCATGGCAGGCAGCATGGCGGACGGGGATGAGAGCTACTCCATGCTCCTGTTCTACGGTGCGCGCACGGCGGCGCAGCTGGCCTACAAAGCGGAGCTGGACGCGCTGGCGGAGCGCTGCAAGGGCCTGAAGGTGGTGTATGTCCTCAGCGATGAGGAGCAGCCCGGGTGCGAAAAGGGCTTTGTGTCCACCGAGCTGATGAAGAAGTACACCGACCTCACCGACCATACCTTCTTCCTGTGTGGACCGCCCGCCATGTATGCGTTTATCGCCAAGGAGCTTGAACCCCTGAACCTGCCCCAAAAGGCGGTACACCGGGATGCGGCCTGCTGCCGCGATCTGCCGGTGGAGAAGCCCGGTCTCTTCAAACTCACCGTTCACATGCGGGATGAGGTGTATATTATTCCCGCCAAGGAGAACGAGACCCTGCTGACTGCCATGGAGCGGGCCGGGCTGAATGCCCCCAACAAGTGCCGTGCCGGAGGCTGCGGCTTCTGTCACAGCAAGTGGCTCGCGGGCAGCTATCGGGTGGCGGACGGCCGGGACGGCCGCCGGGAGGCGGACCGGAAGTTCGGCTTTATCCACCCCTGTGTCACCTATCCTCTGGAGGATATGGAGATCGATGTGCCCGTAGCCTATTAA
- a CDS encoding ribokinase: MGKILTFGSLNVDYVYHVPHFVAPGETLAASKREVNCGGKGLNQSIAAARAGAEVFHAGKIGADGQILTDMLSQSGVDISYIQHSSGPSGHAIIQVDPSGQNCILLFGGSNQEITTQEVDQVLANFGPGDRIILQNEINNLAYIMHQAAARGLDIVFNPSPIDASIQSLPLELVSLLVLNEIEGAALAGTEDESLVLEGLRKQFPRCRILLTLGSRGCIYDDGTQRIQQKACSVEAVDTTAAGDTFTGYFVAADAAGLPPQECLRLATQAAAIAVSRPGAAPSIPVMAEVKQFSL; the protein is encoded by the coding sequence ATGGGCAAAATTTTAACCTTTGGATCGCTGAATGTGGACTATGTTTATCATGTCCCTCACTTTGTCGCCCCCGGTGAAACCCTGGCCGCTTCCAAACGAGAGGTCAACTGCGGCGGAAAGGGCCTCAATCAGTCCATTGCCGCCGCCCGGGCGGGCGCAGAGGTATTTCATGCCGGAAAAATCGGAGCAGACGGCCAGATTCTGACCGATATGCTCAGCCAGAGCGGCGTGGATATCTCCTATATTCAGCACAGCAGCGGTCCCAGCGGTCACGCCATCATACAGGTGGACCCCAGCGGACAAAACTGCATCCTTCTGTTTGGAGGAAGCAATCAGGAGATCACCACCCAGGAAGTCGATCAGGTTCTCGCAAACTTCGGCCCCGGCGACCGCATCATTCTGCAAAATGAGATCAACAATCTGGCCTATATCATGCATCAGGCGGCTGCACGGGGGCTGGATATCGTCTTTAACCCGTCTCCCATCGACGCCTCCATCCAGTCTCTGCCGCTGGAGCTGGTCTCCCTGCTGGTTCTGAACGAAATTGAAGGCGCTGCGCTGGCCGGGACAGAGGACGAGTCCCTTGTGCTGGAGGGGCTGCGCAAGCAGTTCCCCCGCTGCCGCATCCTGCTCACCCTGGGCAGCCGGGGCTGTATCTATGACGACGGCACACAGCGCATCCAGCAGAAGGCCTGCTCCGTGGAGGCTGTGGATACTACCGCGGCAGGCGATACCTTCACCGGTTACTTTGTGGCCGCCGACGCCGCGGGCCTTCCGCCCCAGGAGTGCCTCCGGCTTGCCACCCAGGCCGCAGCCATCGCCGTCTCCCGCCCGGGTGCCGCACCCTCTATCCCGGTTATGGCAGAGGTTAAGCAATTTTCTCTTTGA